One window of Salegentibacter sp. Hel_I_6 genomic DNA carries:
- a CDS encoding phenylacetate--CoA ligase family protein, with protein MDWFKLSLQLNKFPINRAHKALQEIQKIPENGYENYIARSQKEIVAFHLKNNPFYKDFFGKNDFKNWAEVPVMSKSHLQQQLQNRLSNGFSKTSAYIGKTSGSSGTPFVFAKDKFAHALSWAGFHDRYHWHDIDLNKSLQARFYGIPLDFYGNFQERIKDRISLRRRFPIFDLSEQKMEKFLKRFQKSNFSYINGYTSAVLLFAKFIKNKNLILKDVCPYLKLCIVTSERLFEEDKNLMESVFGVPVINEYGASEVGLIAFENKEKEWILNSEDLFIEILDKNNNPVPNGIEGRIVITSLYNKAHPMIRYDIGDTGILSKKSTVKKPILEKLIGRTSDIAKLPDGKVVPGLTFYYVTKSIIEDNGSIKEFVINQNTPDSFKIEYVSELNFSEIQKQKILQAIKTYVGKDLKVDFERKNMLRRSKSGKLKQFTSDL; from the coding sequence TTGGACTGGTTTAAACTTTCGCTGCAGCTTAACAAATTCCCTATAAACCGGGCTCATAAAGCACTACAGGAAATACAGAAAATTCCAGAAAACGGTTATGAAAATTATATTGCGAGAAGCCAAAAGGAAATCGTAGCCTTTCATTTAAAAAACAATCCTTTTTATAAAGATTTCTTCGGAAAAAATGATTTTAAAAACTGGGCTGAAGTTCCGGTTATGTCAAAATCCCATTTGCAACAACAATTACAAAACCGACTAAGTAATGGTTTTTCTAAAACTTCTGCATATATCGGGAAAACGTCGGGCAGCAGCGGAACACCATTTGTTTTTGCAAAAGATAAATTTGCCCATGCGTTAAGCTGGGCTGGCTTTCACGATCGTTATCATTGGCATGATATTGACCTCAACAAATCTTTGCAGGCCAGGTTTTACGGTATCCCATTGGATTTTTACGGAAATTTCCAGGAGCGAATAAAAGACCGAATTAGCCTACGCAGAAGGTTTCCAATTTTTGACCTTAGTGAGCAAAAAATGGAAAAATTCCTGAAGCGTTTTCAAAAATCAAACTTTAGCTATATCAACGGGTACACCAGCGCAGTATTACTTTTCGCAAAATTCATTAAAAATAAAAATCTGATTTTAAAAGATGTTTGCCCTTATTTAAAACTTTGTATCGTTACTTCTGAAAGGTTATTTGAAGAGGATAAAAATTTAATGGAATCGGTTTTTGGAGTTCCCGTGATTAACGAATATGGGGCCAGTGAAGTCGGGCTTATCGCATTTGAGAATAAGGAGAAAGAATGGATACTAAATTCTGAAGACCTTTTTATAGAAATTCTTGATAAAAATAATAACCCTGTTCCTAATGGAATTGAAGGTCGAATCGTGATCACTTCGCTTTACAACAAGGCACATCCAATGATTCGTTACGATATTGGGGATACTGGCATACTTTCTAAAAAAAGCACTGTAAAAAAACCGATTCTTGAAAAATTAATTGGCCGAACCAGTGATATCGCTAAGCTTCCCGATGGAAAAGTGGTGCCGGGACTTACTTTCTATTATGTGACCAAAAGTATCATTGAAGATAACGGAAGCATTAAAGAGTTTGTAATCAATCAAAATACACCTGATTCTTTTAAAATTGAATATGTGAGTGAGCTCAATTTTTCTGAAATTCAAAAACAAAAGATCCTGCAGGCTATTAAAACTTATGTAGGTAAAGACCTAAAGGTTGATTTTGAAAGAAAAAATATGCTTAGAAGAAGTAAAAGCGGAAAGCTGAAACAGTTTACTTCAGATTTGTAG
- a CDS encoding DNA adenine methylase, with amino-acid sequence MNYIGSKHKLGDFIKSTVKEVVSEDLSQMVFCDLFAGTGSVGRNFKTSVKSIISNDVEFYSYILLKNYIENHQKINTEDLLTELNNLKGKPGFIFEEYSENGRGNRLYFSETNGKKIDAIRQKIEKWKLFKEIGENQYFFLLASLLESADKVANTASVYGAFLKKVKATAHKEFKLIPANFEFTNNSHQVFHQDANQLIKTIEGDILYLDPPYNARQYGANYHILNTIAKYDTFVPRGKTGLRDYYRSNYCRRGEVKNSFQDLLKNANFRYIFFSYNNEGLMPSEEIKKIMSRFGNYDLVTRNYKRFKADSTENRMHTANKTKEYLHILEKK; translated from the coding sequence ATGAATTATATAGGTTCCAAACATAAGCTTGGCGATTTTATAAAATCTACCGTAAAAGAGGTGGTTTCAGAAGATCTTTCCCAGATGGTTTTTTGTGACCTCTTTGCGGGAACGGGCAGTGTTGGCAGGAATTTTAAAACTTCGGTGAAATCTATTATTTCCAACGATGTAGAGTTTTACAGCTATATTTTACTTAAAAATTACATTGAAAATCATCAAAAAATAAATACTGAAGATCTCCTTACCGAATTAAATAATCTTAAGGGAAAACCGGGTTTTATTTTCGAGGAATATAGCGAAAATGGGAGGGGGAACCGGCTTTATTTTTCTGAAACAAATGGTAAGAAAATCGATGCTATTCGGCAAAAGATCGAGAAATGGAAATTGTTTAAAGAAATTGGGGAAAACCAATATTTTTTTCTTTTAGCTTCTTTGTTAGAAAGCGCCGATAAAGTCGCAAATACCGCTTCGGTTTACGGCGCGTTTTTAAAGAAAGTAAAAGCTACAGCTCATAAGGAATTTAAGTTAATACCGGCAAACTTTGAGTTTACAAATAATTCGCACCAGGTTTTTCACCAGGATGCGAATCAATTAATTAAAACAATTGAAGGCGATATTTTATATTTAGATCCGCCGTATAACGCGCGTCAATACGGCGCAAATTATCATATTTTAAATACCATTGCAAAATATGATACCTTTGTGCCAAGAGGAAAAACAGGCCTACGCGATTATTATCGTTCTAATTATTGCAGGCGTGGGGAGGTTAAAAATTCGTTTCAGGATTTACTGAAAAATGCAAATTTCAGGTACATATTTTTCAGTTATAATAATGAGGGTTTAATGCCTTCAGAAGAAATAAAAAAAATAATGAGCCGTTTTGGAAATTACGATTTGGTGACCCGGAATTATAAGCGTTTTAAAGCAGATAGTACCGAAAACCGAATGCATACGGCCAATAAAACCAAAGAATACCTACACATTTTAGAAAAAAAATAG
- a CDS encoding glycosyltransferase family 2 protein, translating into MENPLVSVIMPAFNAEDFIETAVNSVISQTYSNWELFIIDDASTDATFSIAKKLAKEDFRIKILQNQKNSGTGISRNKGIKAAQGDFIAFLDTDDHWKPKKLEIQLEIMQEEEAAVCFSSYLQIDENGNSRNEIIEALPILTYQKLLKSNYVGNLTGMYSVKKLGKIYAPEMRKRQDWALWLEAVEKGGPAIGIQRCLAKYRVRKSSISGNKLEMLKYNFNIYHKFLGFNFLKSTGNMLVFLKEHFLVKKKQIKKI; encoded by the coding sequence ATGGAAAATCCTTTGGTTTCAGTAATAATGCCCGCCTTTAATGCGGAAGACTTTATTGAAACCGCTGTAAATTCTGTAATATCCCAAACTTATTCAAATTGGGAGTTATTTATAATAGATGATGCTTCAACTGATGCTACATTTTCAATAGCTAAAAAACTGGCAAAGGAAGATTTCAGAATAAAGATACTTCAAAATCAAAAGAATTCTGGCACGGGTATTAGCCGAAATAAAGGAATTAAAGCCGCTCAGGGCGATTTTATAGCTTTTTTGGATACCGATGACCATTGGAAGCCGAAAAAGCTGGAAATACAGCTTGAAATAATGCAGGAAGAGGAAGCTGCGGTTTGTTTTTCCAGTTATTTACAAATAGATGAAAATGGGAATTCCAGAAACGAAATTATTGAAGCCCTACCTATTTTAACTTATCAAAAATTGCTAAAATCTAATTACGTGGGAAATCTTACCGGAATGTATAGCGTGAAAAAGTTAGGGAAGATTTACGCACCCGAAATGCGGAAAAGGCAGGATTGGGCACTTTGGCTGGAAGCTGTTGAAAAAGGCGGTCCCGCAATTGGAATCCAAAGATGTTTAGCAAAATACCGGGTGAGAAAAAGTTCAATTTCTGGAAATAAACTGGAGATGTTGAAATACAATTTTAATATCTACCATAAATTTTTAGGTTTTAATTTCCTGAAAAGTACCGGTAATATGCTTGTATTTCTAAAGGAACATTTTTTGGTAAAAAAGAAACAGATAAAGAAGATTTAA
- the purD gene encoding phosphoribosylamine--glycine ligase, with product MKILILGAGGREHTFAYKLAESPKCSKLFVAPGNAGTAEIAENINLKVTDFKAIKDFVLKEEIEMLVVGPEDPLVEGITDFFTQDDALKQVKVIGPSKRGALLEGSKERAKEFMAIHNIPTAAYESFTEKSLDAGKKFLETLKPPYVLKADGLAAGKGVLILNDLEEAKQELHKMLADKKFGAASAKVVIEEFLDGIELSVFVLTDGENYKILPTAKDYKRIGEGDTGLNTGGMGAISPVPFANDELMQKIEERIVKPTVNGLQEENIGYKGFIFIGLIMVKNEPYVIEYNVRMGDPETEVVLPRIKTDLVELLVKVSEGKLNEASLELDERTAATLMLVSGGYPEAYEKSKEITGFDKVEDSIVFHAGTKMENEKIVTSGGRVIAITSFGKDYKEALKKSYQNAEKLHFDKMYFRKDLGFDLS from the coding sequence ATGAAAATTTTAATTCTTGGCGCCGGTGGACGCGAACATACCTTTGCTTATAAATTGGCCGAAAGTCCTAAATGTTCTAAACTTTTTGTTGCGCCCGGAAACGCGGGAACTGCTGAAATTGCTGAAAACATTAACCTTAAAGTAACCGATTTTAAGGCGATTAAAGATTTTGTGCTGAAGGAAGAAATTGAAATGCTGGTAGTAGGTCCTGAAGATCCTTTGGTAGAAGGAATTACCGATTTCTTTACCCAGGATGATGCGCTAAAGCAGGTTAAAGTGATTGGCCCGTCTAAACGAGGGGCGCTTTTAGAAGGTAGCAAAGAGCGCGCAAAAGAATTTATGGCGATACATAATATCCCAACCGCCGCTTACGAGAGTTTTACCGAAAAAAGCCTGGACGCCGGAAAAAAATTCCTGGAAACCCTGAAACCACCTTATGTTTTAAAAGCCGACGGATTGGCAGCGGGAAAAGGAGTTTTAATTTTAAACGATCTTGAGGAGGCTAAACAGGAACTTCATAAAATGCTTGCCGACAAAAAATTTGGTGCTGCAAGTGCAAAAGTGGTAATCGAGGAATTTTTAGACGGTATTGAATTAAGTGTTTTTGTATTGACCGATGGAGAGAATTATAAAATTTTGCCCACCGCAAAAGATTATAAGCGAATAGGAGAAGGTGATACCGGATTAAACACCGGCGGAATGGGTGCAATTTCCCCCGTTCCTTTTGCCAATGATGAATTGATGCAGAAAATTGAAGAACGTATCGTAAAACCAACAGTAAATGGTTTACAGGAAGAAAATATAGGTTACAAGGGTTTTATTTTTATCGGGCTTATTATGGTGAAAAACGAACCTTATGTGATAGAATATAATGTACGAATGGGTGATCCTGAAACAGAGGTGGTGCTCCCAAGAATAAAAACAGATCTTGTAGAACTATTAGTTAAAGTTTCTGAAGGAAAATTAAACGAAGCCAGCCTGGAACTGGACGAAAGAACTGCTGCAACCTTAATGCTGGTTTCTGGAGGCTACCCGGAAGCTTATGAAAAATCTAAAGAAATTACGGGATTTGATAAGGTTGAAGATTCTATAGTATTTCATGCCGGGACCAAGATGGAGAATGAAAAAATAGTGACCAGTGGAGGCAGAGTAATAGCGATAACTTCTTTTGGGAAAGATTACAAAGAGGCACTAAAAAAATCTTATCAAAATGCAGAGAAACTACATTTCGATAAGATGTACTTTAGAAAAGATCTTGGTTTCGACTTATCCTAA
- a CDS encoding DUF6427 family protein, translating into MLTSFFGKSKPVNGVAITAFLILFFVIANFREWFVDFNLLLFLEKLAVLLSLVVSVFTLNFIAKKNELTRRSAYKILFFVIFSASFFTLLRNHQVIFANLLVLLAFRRIISLKSKKVMQKKVFDATFWICIASLFYFWSILFLVVVYVGILYYLPKPKNWLIPPIAALAVTVLTLSFHIIAYDQFYTFTQWFQWSNFDYSNYQELNILIPVSVILALTLWTLTQFFAVVGKASVSMKPSLNLVLLSLLTAVAVAIFAPTKDGSELIFFFVPLSIITSIYFDQRSDRIFREVLLILLILMPICIPLIF; encoded by the coding sequence ATGCTAACAAGCTTTTTTGGCAAATCAAAACCGGTAAATGGTGTTGCGATCACTGCTTTTCTCATTCTCTTTTTTGTTATCGCTAATTTTAGGGAATGGTTTGTCGATTTTAATCTGTTGCTTTTCTTGGAAAAACTGGCCGTTTTACTAAGCCTGGTAGTGAGTGTTTTTACCCTTAATTTTATTGCCAAGAAAAACGAACTTACCCGGCGAAGTGCCTATAAAATTCTATTTTTTGTAATTTTTTCAGCATCATTTTTCACACTGCTAAGAAATCACCAGGTGATTTTCGCGAATTTGTTGGTGCTTTTAGCATTTCGTAGAATAATTAGTTTAAAATCTAAAAAAGTGATGCAGAAGAAAGTTTTTGATGCTACTTTTTGGATTTGTATTGCATCGCTATTTTATTTCTGGTCTATTTTATTCCTTGTGGTGGTTTATGTAGGTATTTTGTATTATTTGCCTAAACCTAAAAATTGGCTCATTCCGCCGATAGCTGCATTAGCGGTAACTGTTTTAACGCTTAGTTTTCATATTATCGCTTACGATCAATTTTATACTTTTACCCAGTGGTTTCAATGGAGTAATTTTGATTATTCCAATTACCAGGAGCTTAATATCCTGATTCCTGTAAGTGTTATTTTAGCGCTTACACTTTGGACACTTACTCAATTTTTTGCCGTGGTAGGTAAAGCAAGCGTTTCTATGAAACCCTCGTTAAACCTGGTTTTACTTAGCTTGCTTACCGCAGTTGCCGTCGCGATTTTTGCACCTACCAAAGATGGGAGTGAACTTATTTTCTTCTTTGTTCCATTAAGTATTATTACCTCTATTTATTTTGACCAAAGAAGCGATAGGATCTTTCGGGAGGTATTATTGATCTTACTTATCTTAATGCCAATATGCATTCCATTAATTTTTTAG
- the rfbC gene encoding dTDP-4-dehydrorhamnose 3,5-epimerase, translating to MHVEESPLKDCFIIKPDIFRDKRGLFLESYHKKKFIELTGIEKEFVQDNQSISKKGVLRGLHYQNGEFAQTKLVRAIYGKVLDVVVDLRPESPTFKQSFKIILDHENLYQLYIPKGFGHGFVTLSETSVFAYKCDEYYYPGSEAGIIYNDPDLAIDWEFPEEEMIISDKDLKQPFLKEVFK from the coding sequence ATGCACGTTGAAGAATCGCCTTTAAAAGACTGTTTTATTATAAAACCCGATATTTTTCGGGATAAAAGAGGTCTTTTTCTGGAGAGCTATCACAAGAAAAAATTTATAGAATTAACAGGGATAGAAAAGGAGTTCGTTCAGGATAATCAATCTATTTCTAAAAAGGGCGTGTTACGCGGTCTACATTATCAAAACGGGGAATTTGCCCAAACCAAACTGGTACGTGCTATTTATGGAAAAGTGCTGGACGTAGTGGTAGACTTGAGACCAGAATCGCCAACTTTTAAGCAGAGTTTTAAGATTATTCTTGATCACGAGAATTTGTACCAACTTTATATTCCCAAAGGATTTGGCCACGGTTTTGTAACGCTTTCTGAAACTTCAGTTTTTGCTTATAAATGCGATGAATATTATTATCCCGGTTCTGAAGCCGGTATTATTTATAACGATCCAGACCTGGCGATAGACTGGGAATTTCCAGAGGAAGAAATGATAATTTCAGATAAAGATCTTAAGCAACCCTTTCTAAAAGAGGTTTTTAAATGA
- a CDS encoding UDP-glucuronic acid decarboxylase family protein yields the protein MAKRILITGAAGFLGSHLCDRFIKEGYNVIAMDNLITGDLKNIEHLFKLDNFEFFHHDITKFVHVPGELDYILHFASPASPIDYLKIPIQTLKVGSMGTLHCLGLAKEKNARILIASTSEVYGDPQVHPQNEEYYGNVNTIGPRGVYDEAKRFQESLTMAYHRFHGLETRIARIFNTYGPRMRLNDGRVIPAFIGQALRGEDLTIFGDGLQTRSFCYVDDQIEGIYRLLLSDFSDPVNIGNPDEITIKDFAEEILKLTGTNQKIVFQELPEDDPLKRQPDISRAKKVLGWEPKVSRSDGMKITYNYFKSLSPEELEKSEHKDFSGHIRR from the coding sequence ATGGCAAAAAGAATACTCATTACCGGTGCGGCCGGCTTTTTAGGTTCACATTTATGCGACCGTTTTATTAAAGAAGGTTACAATGTAATTGCGATGGACAACCTAATTACCGGGGATCTTAAGAATATTGAGCATCTTTTTAAACTGGATAATTTTGAGTTTTTTCATCACGATATTACCAAGTTTGTGCATGTTCCTGGCGAGCTGGATTATATTCTGCACTTTGCTTCTCCCGCAAGTCCTATAGATTATTTAAAGATTCCTATTCAAACTTTAAAGGTAGGCTCTATGGGGACTCTGCATTGTCTTGGTTTGGCTAAAGAAAAGAATGCGAGAATTCTTATTGCCTCCACTTCTGAAGTTTATGGTGATCCCCAGGTGCATCCTCAAAACGAAGAATATTACGGCAATGTAAATACCATTGGGCCGCGTGGGGTTTACGATGAAGCCAAGCGCTTCCAGGAATCTCTAACCATGGCATATCATCGTTTTCACGGCTTGGAAACCAGAATTGCCAGAATTTTTAATACCTACGGTCCCAGGATGCGTTTAAATGATGGGCGCGTGATCCCTGCTTTTATTGGGCAGGCGTTGCGGGGAGAGGATCTTACCATTTTTGGCGATGGTTTACAAACACGTTCGTTTTGTTATGTAGACGACCAAATTGAAGGGATTTATCGATTGTTATTAAGCGATTTTTCCGATCCTGTGAATATTGGAAACCCAGATGAAATTACCATTAAAGATTTTGCCGAAGAAATCCTGAAACTTACCGGAACCAACCAAAAAATTGTCTTTCAGGAACTTCCTGAAGACGATCCTTTAAAAAGACAGCCTGATATTAGCAGGGCTAAGAAAGTTTTAGGATGGGAGCCTAAGGTTTCCCGAAGTGATGGCATGAAGATTACCTACAATTACTTCAAAAGCTTGAGTCCAGAAGAGCTTGAAAAAAGTGAGCATAAAGATTTCTCGGGCCATATTAGAAGATAA
- the rfbD gene encoding dTDP-4-dehydrorhamnose reductase, which translates to MKNILVTGANGQLGACFKKISNNYSELNFYFKSSSEADITDKSKLGKLFAEVKFDYVINCAAYTNVEKAESEEEKVFQINATGARNLAEVCNENQAILVHFSTDYVFDGKAEKPYQETDKTNPINIYGASKLKGEQLIAEVLKEHFIFRTSWLYSEFGHNFYKTILRKVNEKAELNITTSQTGTPTNANDLAEFVLEIIASENKNFGLYHFSNLGEATWYDFSKAILEITGNSEEIVLNENNNFKTIAARPDYSVLDKSKLQQVFSKPILDWKKSLQNLINA; encoded by the coding sequence ATGAAGAATATTCTCGTAACAGGCGCAAATGGCCAATTAGGAGCTTGTTTTAAAAAGATTTCCAATAATTATTCTGAATTGAATTTTTACTTTAAATCTTCTTCAGAAGCAGATATCACTGATAAATCGAAACTTGGAAAACTTTTTGCTGAAGTAAAATTCGATTACGTAATTAATTGTGCGGCTTATACCAATGTTGAAAAAGCCGAATCTGAAGAAGAAAAGGTCTTTCAAATTAACGCAACCGGAGCAAGAAATCTGGCTGAGGTTTGTAATGAAAATCAAGCAATTTTAGTTCATTTTTCTACCGATTATGTGTTTGATGGAAAGGCTGAAAAGCCTTATCAAGAAACCGATAAGACCAATCCTATAAACATTTATGGCGCTTCAAAATTAAAGGGAGAACAGCTAATTGCTGAGGTTTTAAAGGAACATTTTATTTTTAGAACTTCCTGGTTGTATTCAGAATTTGGGCATAATTTTTATAAGACTATTCTTAGAAAAGTAAATGAAAAAGCCGAACTTAATATTACTACTTCCCAAACCGGAACTCCTACAAACGCTAACGATCTAGCCGAATTCGTTCTGGAGATTATCGCTTCAGAAAATAAAAATTTCGGGTTATATCATTTCAGTAATTTGGGTGAAGCAACCTGGTACGATTTTTCAAAAGCGATTTTAGAAATTACAGGGAATTCAGAAGAAATAGTTTTAAACGAAAACAATAATTTTAAGACCATTGCCGCGAGGCCAGATTATAGCGTTTTGGATAAAAGTAAACTTCAGCAAGTATTTTCGAAACCAATTTTAGATTGGAAAAAGAGTCTCCAAAATCTTATAAATGCATAA